A single Cryomorphaceae bacterium DNA region contains:
- a CDS encoding alpha/beta hydrolase, translated as MLGKQISDMMIKPGKSPVFETPEQYELDYEDVTFRTDDGVTLSGWLIKGGTDRVIIQSHFGVQCSRSGFTVEGKNRMEKSLWNKDIHFLNQAKYLVEAGYSVLMYDMRNHGESEQDGWITWGLKERKDTVAAIDFILNHQDYRQADIGLLSICMGQAASTFAFGLEPKMKENPQIKAMISVQPLTYDYFVANMGLPMFLVNSGSKYSKNKRDTDLTGDSFLPYVQDVSVPTLVIQNSNDPMTDLDMVKRYFNDLTVEKDILWLDLDKKRAAAYDWIGKNPEPVLGWFNKHLK; from the coding sequence ATGTTAGGAAAGCAAATTTCAGATATGATGATCAAGCCGGGGAAATCTCCGGTCTTCGAAACCCCTGAGCAATACGAACTAGATTATGAAGATGTCACGTTCAGAACCGATGATGGAGTGACCTTATCAGGTTGGCTCATTAAAGGAGGAACTGATCGTGTCATTATTCAATCTCATTTTGGAGTTCAATGCTCACGGTCTGGATTTACCGTTGAAGGTAAAAATCGGATGGAAAAGTCTCTTTGGAACAAGGACATCCATTTCCTTAACCAAGCGAAGTACTTAGTCGAAGCCGGCTACTCCGTTCTCATGTACGATATGCGCAACCACGGAGAAAGTGAACAAGACGGATGGATAACGTGGGGGCTTAAAGAGCGAAAAGACACTGTTGCTGCGATTGATTTCATTCTGAACCACCAGGATTATCGACAAGCGGACATCGGACTGCTTTCCATTTGCATGGGACAAGCAGCCAGCACTTTTGCGTTCGGATTGGAGCCAAAAATGAAGGAAAACCCACAGATCAAGGCTATGATCTCCGTTCAACCACTGACCTATGACTACTTCGTTGCAAATATGGGATTGCCCATGTTCTTGGTAAACTCAGGGAGTAAATACAGCAAAAACAAACGGGACACGGATCTAACTGGCGATTCCTTCTTACCTTATGTCCAAGACGTTTCCGTTCCTACCTTAGTTATTCAAAATTCGAACGATCCGATGACCGACTTGGACATGGTGAAGCGCTATTTTAATGACCTCACGGTGGAAAAGGACATACTCTGGTTGGATCTAGATAAGAAACGAGCGGCGGCGTACGACTGGATCGGCAAAAATCCAGAGCCTGTCCTTGGCTGGTTTAACAAACACTTAAAATGA
- a CDS encoding SRPBCC domain-containing protein produces MKRLMIIGGLAVALLVILSLTGRKSVHHEIVIEATPEEVWTVLTKPDDFAIWNPTMLLLSGSVKEGAKVQYQFTQVDGEKSEIGARVHRIIPNELLNQKGGIPLVLTFNHSYILDSENSNTRVTIHEEYRGIGVHFWNPKNVELAYARLNEALKERVESTK; encoded by the coding sequence ATGAAGAGGCTCATGATTATCGGCGGGCTAGCTGTCGCTCTATTGGTGATTTTGTCTTTGACAGGGCGTAAATCTGTACATCACGAAATCGTTATTGAGGCAACACCAGAGGAGGTTTGGACCGTTCTGACAAAACCCGATGATTTCGCTATTTGGAATCCAACCATGCTGTTGCTGTCGGGATCTGTCAAAGAAGGAGCCAAAGTTCAGTATCAGTTTACACAAGTAGATGGAGAAAAGAGCGAAATAGGCGCCCGAGTCCACCGAATTATCCCCAACGAGCTACTTAATCAGAAAGGCGGAATTCCGCTCGTTCTTACCTTCAATCACTCTTATATTCTGGATTCTGAAAACTCGAATACTCGGGTTACGATTCATGAAGAATATCGAGGTATAGGCGTACATTTTTGGAACCCAAAAAATGTTGAACTGGCGTACGCCCGTTTGAACGAAGCCCTAAAAGAACGCGTAGAAAGCACCAAGTAA
- a CDS encoding AraC family transcriptional regulator: MKEIVHLKSIREAHDFLSLPVPEHPLISVVELNDRIINYDYGETKFLFDFYQVSLKSGFAGSMLYGRNSYDFEDGSLTFIKAGQVIQMERLHDPVQGGSGWTLLFHPDLIRKSDLGISIDDFSFFHYDIHEALHLSEKEIQSLDDLVKKIREEYQQNIDKHSQELMIGNIEMLLKYSKRFYDRQFYTRSNLNQDILASFQRILKAYYSSDKPAAFGILSVKECADELNLSVNYFGDLMKAETGRSAKDHIQDFIIEKAKNRLLSSNQSVSEIAYDLGYAYPQSLNKIFKARVGVSPNQYRSQN; encoded by the coding sequence ATGAAAGAGATCGTTCACCTCAAATCGATACGGGAGGCACATGATTTTTTGAGCCTTCCCGTTCCTGAGCACCCACTCATTTCTGTTGTCGAACTCAATGATCGAATCATCAACTACGACTACGGAGAAACCAAGTTTTTGTTCGACTTTTATCAAGTAAGCCTGAAATCCGGTTTTGCTGGTTCCATGCTCTATGGACGGAATTCGTACGATTTTGAAGATGGTTCTTTGACCTTCATAAAGGCCGGCCAGGTCATTCAGATGGAACGGCTGCACGATCCAGTCCAAGGTGGGTCTGGATGGACGCTACTGTTCCACCCCGATCTTATCCGAAAATCCGACCTCGGTATTTCTATTGATGACTTCTCCTTCTTCCATTACGATATTCATGAAGCTCTTCACCTTTCCGAAAAGGAAATTCAATCTCTCGATGATTTAGTGAAGAAGATTAGAGAGGAATACCAGCAGAATATCGACAAACACAGTCAGGAGCTCATGATCGGAAATATTGAAATGCTACTGAAGTACAGTAAGCGGTTCTACGATCGGCAGTTCTACACTCGGTCCAATTTAAATCAGGACATTTTGGCTTCCTTTCAACGAATATTAAAAGCCTACTACTCTTCAGATAAGCCGGCCGCTTTTGGCATCCTGTCCGTCAAGGAGTGTGCCGATGAGCTGAACTTATCCGTCAACTACTTTGGCGATTTAATGAAGGCTGAAACGGGCCGATCAGCTAAGGATCATATTCAGGACTTTATCATAGAAAAGGCCAAAAACCGCTTGCTTTCAAGCAATCAAAGTGTCAGTGAAATCGCCTACGACCTCGGGTACGCCTATCCACAAAGCCTCAATAAAATTTTCAAGGCTCGAGTGGGTGTAAGTCCGAACCAGTACCGTAGTCAAAACTAA
- a CDS encoding DUF523 domain-containing protein, which produces MTDKEHLQKLREPTETDPLRVLMSACLVGVLCGVDGSSNGSYPHIVELAQRPNVKVTSFCPEDFAFGTPRTTPDLEGGHGADVLDGKARVIDESGRDLTEGMLAGAYKMLETAQEHDVELAVLMDISAACGSQVVYDGHRFSSEPKYQIGMGVCAALLDRHGFKIISQRDYRSLDLLLAKLDPKHVAQKDALDHDETEWFQSYFKT; this is translated from the coding sequence ATGACCGATAAGGAGCATCTACAGAAGCTGCGGGAACCTACGGAAACGGATCCTCTTCGCGTGCTCATGAGCGCTTGCTTGGTCGGGGTCCTTTGCGGCGTTGATGGCAGCAGTAATGGCTCGTATCCGCATATTGTTGAGCTAGCCCAGCGACCCAATGTGAAGGTCACTTCCTTTTGCCCGGAGGACTTCGCTTTTGGAACGCCTCGAACTACGCCGGACCTTGAAGGTGGGCATGGCGCGGATGTGCTGGATGGGAAGGCACGCGTGATTGATGAATCGGGCCGAGACCTTACGGAGGGCATGCTGGCCGGGGCCTACAAAATGTTGGAAACCGCTCAGGAGCATGACGTTGAGCTCGCTGTTTTGATGGACATCAGTGCCGCTTGCGGAAGTCAAGTGGTTTACGACGGACATCGATTTTCTTCCGAACCCAAATATCAAATCGGCATGGGGGTATGTGCCGCCTTGTTGGATCGGCATGGATTTAAGATCATCAGTCAACGAGACTATCGATCCCTAGACCTGCTCCTCGCCAAATTGGATCCTAAACATGTGGCTCAAAAAGATGCCTTAGACCATGACGAGACCGAGTGGTTTCAATCCTACTTCAAAACTTAA
- a CDS encoding SDR family oxidoreductase has protein sequence MKASAFGPKGWTPDQIKSLKGKTYLISGANTGAGFEAARILLNKEAEVVMLNRNEQKSQAAIEKLKDEFGSHAKVSFIQMDLSDLASVREAAEKITQTVPHIDALMCNAAIAQVPKQVLTVDGFESQLGVNHYGHFLLIRLLFDHLEESKARIVVVGSEGYKMGIKTMQFDDMNWDKNYHPMNTYCHSKLAQMIFAYELQDRIKASGKNVEVYVCHPGASKTSLIRNSASLRDRIIFSIMAASPLVQSAEKGAYPEVMCATQEGLTEKEYYGPTGFMNWKGPVGACDLQPHAQDKELAQRLWTISEEQTSVKWDL, from the coding sequence ATGAAAGCAAGTGCATTCGGTCCTAAAGGATGGACCCCAGATCAAATAAAAAGCCTCAAGGGAAAAACCTACCTCATCAGTGGAGCCAATACAGGAGCGGGCTTCGAGGCTGCTCGAATTCTCCTCAACAAAGAAGCTGAAGTGGTCATGCTCAATCGCAATGAGCAGAAGTCTCAGGCCGCAATTGAAAAGCTGAAGGATGAATTTGGATCACATGCCAAGGTTTCCTTCATACAGATGGATCTTTCGGACTTGGCATCAGTCCGCGAGGCCGCGGAGAAAATCACACAAACCGTTCCGCACATTGATGCGCTCATGTGCAACGCGGCCATCGCCCAGGTCCCCAAGCAGGTTCTGACTGTGGATGGCTTTGAAAGCCAATTAGGAGTCAATCACTACGGTCATTTCTTGCTCATCCGCCTGTTGTTCGACCATCTCGAAGAGTCAAAGGCACGTATTGTTGTCGTCGGTAGCGAAGGCTATAAAATGGGCATCAAGACCATGCAATTCGACGATATGAATTGGGACAAGAACTACCATCCCATGAACACGTATTGCCATAGTAAGTTGGCACAAATGATCTTTGCATATGAACTGCAGGACCGCATCAAAGCCTCGGGAAAGAACGTCGAGGTTTATGTATGCCACCCGGGAGCTTCAAAAACATCTCTGATTCGCAACAGCGCGAGCCTTAGGGATCGAATCATCTTCTCCATCATGGCTGCCTCTCCACTGGTTCAGTCAGCTGAAAAAGGTGCGTACCCAGAAGTCATGTGTGCCACTCAAGAGGGTTTGACTGAAAAAGAGTATTATGGACCCACTGGTTTTATGAATTGGAAAGGCCCGGTTGGTGCATGTGATCTTCAACCCCATGCTCAAGACAAAGAGTTGGCCCAGCGTCTTTGGACCATATCCGAGGAACAAACCAGCGTTAAATGGGATTTGTGA
- a CDS encoding helix-turn-helix transcriptional regulator, with product MRHFKTLSEYLEYLELPPPEHPMLDVSVASGEGYLPCPIDSSPPITNECYSISLKKVVHGELNYGRTKFDFTNGALVFLAPRQVLQWDNQIIVDQKGFSIQFHEDFIKGTDLAQEIKKYGFFSYSVHEALHLSPKEERQIESIVESIETEYQNNQDEFSKDIIIAHLSTLLMYANRFYERQFINRKEHSTNLLERFNLQLESHFSSEAIEDHGIPKIEEIAEKLSVSQRYLSDTLKKETGKSSTEHLQLFLINEAKNRLLAPNASISEVAYELGFEYPQYFSRLFKKRTGMSPKSYIEANLN from the coding sequence ATGCGACATTTTAAGACCCTCTCGGAGTACCTGGAATATTTGGAGTTGCCGCCGCCAGAGCATCCAATGCTCGACGTATCCGTAGCATCGGGCGAAGGTTACCTCCCTTGCCCAATCGACAGCTCTCCGCCTATAACCAATGAATGCTATTCCATTAGTCTAAAAAAGGTTGTCCATGGAGAATTGAATTACGGACGTACCAAATTTGACTTTACCAACGGAGCTTTGGTGTTCTTGGCCCCAAGGCAAGTCCTTCAATGGGACAACCAAATCATTGTTGACCAAAAAGGGTTCTCAATTCAATTTCACGAAGACTTCATCAAGGGAACAGACTTGGCTCAGGAGATTAAGAAGTATGGATTCTTCTCCTACTCTGTCCACGAGGCCCTTCATCTCTCTCCAAAGGAAGAGCGGCAAATTGAAAGCATCGTTGAGAGTATTGAAACCGAGTACCAAAACAACCAAGATGAGTTCAGCAAGGACATTATCATTGCGCACCTGAGTACGCTCTTGATGTATGCGAATCGATTTTACGAACGTCAGTTTATCAATCGCAAAGAGCACTCGACCAACCTTCTGGAGCGCTTCAATTTGCAACTTGAATCTCACTTCTCTTCCGAGGCCATCGAAGATCACGGCATTCCCAAAATAGAAGAGATCGCCGAAAAACTTTCCGTATCACAACGCTATCTGTCCGATACCTTGAAGAAAGAAACCGGGAAGAGCTCTACAGAGCACCTTCAACTCTTCTTAATTAACGAGGCAAAGAATCGGCTCTTAGCGCCAAACGCATCTATCTCTGAAGTAGCCTACGAGCTTGGCTTCGAGTACCCGCAATACTTCTCTAGACTTTTCAAGAAGCGGACCGGCATGAGTCCCAAGTCATACATCGAAGCCAATCTGAATTAA
- a CDS encoding GTP-binding protein, producing the protein MSNTKKLPVTVLSGFLGAGKTTLLNHVLHNKEGLKVAVIVNDMSEVNVDAELVKSENTLSRTEEKLVEMSNGCICCTLREDLMIEVERLAKEERFDYLLIESTGISEPVPVAQTFSFVDEENGIDLSRFSYVDTMVTVVDAFNFFKDFGSPETLMDRELTDIEGDHRTIVNLLTDQVEFANVIVLNKTDLVDREQLGLLRSIINKLNPSARIIESSYSKVDPSSILNTGLFDFEEAEQSAGWIEELNKEEHTPETEEYGIASFVYRSQRPFDPERFSNYIQSGFPGTIIRSKGLFWLASRPDQALVWGQAGGSLQADSAGVWWSSMPFDQRIQYMAFIENQKSIESNWDPKFGDRKNEIVFIGVNMNEKEIRAGLDACLSTHEELMDGKWREGYSDRWPIQRAYPMN; encoded by the coding sequence ATGTCCAATACCAAGAAACTTCCAGTAACCGTATTGAGTGGCTTCCTCGGGGCCGGTAAAACGACTTTGCTCAACCATGTCTTGCACAATAAGGAAGGCTTGAAAGTTGCCGTCATAGTCAATGATATGAGCGAGGTCAACGTCGATGCCGAGCTTGTCAAAAGTGAAAACACCCTTTCCAGGACGGAAGAAAAGCTCGTGGAAATGAGCAACGGTTGTATCTGTTGCACCCTACGTGAAGACCTCATGATTGAAGTCGAGCGCTTGGCGAAAGAAGAACGGTTTGACTACTTGCTGATCGAGAGCACTGGGATCAGCGAGCCTGTCCCTGTGGCGCAAACCTTTTCCTTTGTGGATGAGGAGAACGGAATTGATCTATCGAGATTTAGCTATGTGGACACCATGGTTACCGTCGTAGATGCCTTCAATTTTTTCAAAGACTTTGGCAGCCCGGAAACCCTCATGGATCGTGAACTCACGGATATTGAAGGGGATCACCGGACCATTGTCAATCTTTTGACTGATCAAGTTGAGTTTGCCAACGTCATTGTGCTCAACAAGACAGACTTGGTTGACCGGGAGCAACTTGGCCTATTGCGTTCAATCATTAATAAATTGAACCCATCAGCCCGGATTATTGAATCGAGTTACAGTAAAGTTGACCCCAGCTCTATTTTAAATACTGGACTCTTCGACTTTGAAGAAGCGGAACAAAGCGCCGGTTGGATTGAGGAACTGAATAAAGAAGAGCATACTCCTGAGACAGAGGAATACGGAATAGCCTCTTTTGTATACCGAAGTCAAAGACCTTTTGATCCCGAGCGTTTCTCCAACTATATTCAATCCGGCTTCCCCGGCACCATCATTCGAAGCAAAGGGCTCTTTTGGTTGGCTTCAAGACCCGACCAAGCCCTGGTATGGGGACAAGCCGGAGGATCACTGCAAGCCGACAGCGCTGGTGTTTGGTGGAGTAGCATGCCTTTTGATCAGAGAATTCAATACATGGCTTTTATCGAAAACCAAAAGAGCATTGAATCCAATTGGGATCCGAAATTCGGGGATCGCAAAAACGAAATCGTCTTTATCGGGGTCAATATGAATGAAAAGGAGATCAGAGCTGGTTTAGATGCGTGCTTATCCACACACGAAGAACTTATGGACGGCAAATGGCGTGAAGGATATTCGGATCGCTGGCCTATCCAAAGGGCTTACCCCATGAACTAA
- a CDS encoding DUF1428 domain-containing protein, whose protein sequence is MSSYIDGFVFPIAEAQLEAYKEVADQVARIWVEHGATSYREFYGDDLRLEGTRSFTDVAEVKEGEVVIFGLTIFPSKAARDGAFQKVLDDPRMRALEKPLMQGDSPIFDPSRMVFGGFRELINSEHSQTD, encoded by the coding sequence ATGTCCTCTTACATCGACGGATTCGTATTTCCCATTGCCGAGGCTCAGCTCGAGGCCTATAAGGAAGTTGCTGACCAAGTTGCGCGCATCTGGGTGGAGCACGGAGCCACGTCCTATCGGGAATTCTATGGCGACGACCTCAGACTAGAAGGAACGCGGTCCTTCACCGACGTGGCCGAGGTTAAAGAGGGTGAAGTTGTCATTTTTGGACTGACCATCTTCCCGTCAAAAGCCGCACGCGACGGGGCCTTCCAAAAAGTCCTGGATGATCCTCGAATGCGGGCGTTGGAAAAGCCATTGATGCAGGGAGATTCCCCCATATTTGATCCGAGCCGGATGGTCTTTGGCGGATTTCGCGAACTCATCAACAGCGAGCATTCTCAAACTGATTAA
- a CDS encoding YccF domain-containing protein, giving the protein MSSTNLLGNIIWLIFGGIFIALEYLISSILLMITVIGIPFGLQTLKLAIVALSPFGVDTRTTVEAQGCFSTLMNVLWIFLGGIWICLSHVIFGVILAITIIGIPFARQHFKLATLALTPFGREIIDIQD; this is encoded by the coding sequence ATGAGCAGCACCAACCTTCTCGGCAACATCATTTGGCTGATTTTCGGCGGCATTTTCATTGCCTTAGAATACCTGATTTCCAGTATACTTTTGATGATCACCGTTATCGGAATCCCCTTTGGCCTTCAAACGCTGAAACTGGCCATTGTGGCCCTGAGCCCATTCGGCGTAGATACCCGAACAACGGTCGAAGCCCAAGGCTGTTTTTCGACCCTCATGAACGTTCTCTGGATCTTCTTGGGAGGAATTTGGATCTGCTTATCTCACGTCATTTTCGGCGTTATCCTGGCCATCACCATCATCGGAATTCCCTTCGCTCGTCAGCACTTCAAATTGGCCACCTTGGCCTTGACGCCCTTCGGAAGAGAAATCATTGACATACAAGACTGA
- a CDS encoding PhzF family phenazine biosynthesis protein yields the protein MELTLYQVDAFTDELFGGNPAAVCPLQEWLPDEVMQNIAAENNLAETAFYVPTGRYFELRWFTPAVEVDLCGHATLATAHVLFEHEGFEGDTIVFQSPRSGELRVQKEGEELTLNFPADAIAPTALTDELKECFNIAPQAAIRGKTDVALVFESEDDILQLAPNLRHIARIDARGMIATAPGKEVDFVCRFFGPQVGIDEDPVTGSAYTTLTPYWADRLGKNELSAAQRSRRGGQIRCTYLGDRIGISGRAVRYLKGSVFI from the coding sequence ATGGAACTCACGCTATACCAAGTGGACGCCTTCACGGACGAGCTTTTTGGAGGCAATCCTGCGGCCGTTTGTCCGCTGCAAGAATGGCTTCCAGACGAGGTTATGCAGAACATTGCCGCGGAGAACAACTTAGCCGAAACAGCCTTTTATGTCCCTACGGGACGATACTTTGAGCTCCGCTGGTTCACTCCAGCCGTCGAGGTCGATTTGTGCGGCCATGCCACGCTTGCCACAGCACACGTCCTCTTTGAGCACGAAGGCTTTGAAGGCGACACGATTGTCTTTCAATCCCCTCGCTCCGGCGAGTTGCGCGTTCAAAAAGAAGGTGAGGAATTGACCTTGAATTTTCCAGCGGATGCGATAGCTCCAACGGCCTTGACGGATGAACTGAAGGAGTGCTTTAACATCGCGCCGCAGGCGGCCATTCGTGGAAAAACGGATGTAGCCCTTGTTTTCGAAAGTGAAGACGATATTCTCCAGCTCGCGCCTAATCTACGTCACATTGCACGGATCGATGCCCGTGGAATGATCGCAACAGCCCCCGGAAAAGAAGTCGATTTCGTCTGCCGGTTCTTTGGGCCTCAAGTCGGAATTGACGAAGATCCCGTCACCGGTTCCGCTTATACAACCCTAACCCCCTATTGGGCAGATCGACTGGGCAAAAATGAATTGAGTGCCGCTCAGCGATCGCGGCGCGGTGGCCAAATCCGGTGCACCTACCTCGGCGATCGCATAGGTATCAGTGGACGTGCGGTTCGCTACCTCAAAGGTTCCGTCTTCATCTGA
- a CDS encoding CPBP family intramembrane metalloprotease: MLGVLVLIVLNYGLLWLVQRQHITALGIVPNGSRVKLLFGGMIAMALFCCVNLLGQAYLTDVRYVRNPSFGWSSALFATWWTFKAALFEELVFRGAILHIALRKIGTWKACLISAIAFGIYHWFSYEMFDRGVIPMIYVFLLTGAAGYMFAYAYARSGSIWAPFGLHFGWIVVSIVFLSSGPLGESMFVPDGEGSPMSGWGELAFFLWQTVAVPGLVLWYYVKRVPQMKTEPLR, translated from the coding sequence ATGCTCGGAGTTCTTGTCCTCATCGTACTGAATTACGGCCTTCTTTGGCTTGTTCAGCGTCAACACATCACCGCTTTGGGAATCGTGCCCAATGGATCGAGGGTCAAGCTTCTTTTCGGCGGGATGATCGCTATGGCCCTTTTTTGCTGTGTCAACTTGTTGGGACAGGCCTATTTGACGGATGTGCGGTATGTCCGAAACCCCTCCTTCGGTTGGTCTTCAGCGCTTTTCGCTACTTGGTGGACCTTCAAAGCAGCACTTTTTGAGGAGCTCGTCTTTCGCGGGGCCATACTCCACATTGCCCTACGTAAAATCGGAACCTGGAAAGCTTGCCTGATCAGTGCGATTGCCTTCGGAATCTACCATTGGTTTAGCTACGAAATGTTTGACCGAGGTGTCATTCCAATGATCTATGTTTTTCTCCTGACGGGAGCTGCGGGCTACATGTTTGCCTATGCCTATGCGCGCTCGGGTTCTATTTGGGCACCTTTTGGACTTCACTTTGGATGGATCGTGGTGAGCATTGTGTTCCTGTCCTCGGGTCCATTAGGGGAATCGATGTTCGTTCCGGATGGAGAAGGATCGCCCATGAGCGGGTGGGGAGAACTCGCTTTCTTCCTCTGGCAAACCGTAGCCGTTCCCGGCCTGGTCCTTTGGTACTACGTTAAAAGAGTTCCTCAGATGAAGACGGAACCTTTGAGGTAG
- a CDS encoding SDR family NAD(P)-dependent oxidoreductase: protein MPNKNVIFADDTTLNKDLSGKTYIVTGANSGVGFETTQQLVKQGAHVVMACRRVEAGEEVASGFTSFSGSYEVIKCDLADLQSVRDFVSTFLTKHNRLDGLACNAGMVNMDNKPKYTKDGFEITMAASFYGHFLMTELLLDTLKNTEGARMLILSSVVHAGSPKNRYRLHFDDLDWKNRDYNNFAAYGEAKVASVLYAMELADRLQGTGVSTYSVHPGWARSNFGGGGNAVMRTLMSLTKPIFTLLNFSDSSWESAQTSLHCLISDEAPKHSGAYFSQHSVLYRDKECRKGGWPMKSPNPHARDMNDAKKLVEVGRQRVGLN from the coding sequence ATGCCCAATAAAAATGTCATTTTCGCAGACGACACGACCTTGAACAAAGACCTCAGTGGCAAAACCTACATCGTCACTGGAGCCAACTCCGGAGTCGGGTTTGAAACCACTCAGCAACTCGTCAAACAAGGCGCCCATGTAGTCATGGCTTGTCGCCGTGTAGAGGCCGGAGAAGAAGTCGCCAGCGGCTTCACTTCCTTCAGCGGCTCCTATGAAGTCATTAAATGCGACCTCGCCGACCTACAATCCGTACGTGACTTTGTCAGCACTTTCCTCACCAAGCACAATCGGCTTGATGGACTGGCGTGCAATGCCGGCATGGTCAATATGGACAACAAACCAAAGTACACTAAGGACGGATTTGAGATCACCATGGCCGCGAGCTTCTATGGTCACTTCTTGATGACGGAACTACTCTTAGATACCTTGAAGAATACCGAAGGTGCACGTATGTTGATTCTCTCTTCTGTGGTTCACGCTGGAAGCCCTAAGAACCGTTATCGCTTACACTTCGACGACCTTGACTGGAAAAACCGAGACTACAATAATTTCGCCGCCTACGGAGAAGCAAAGGTGGCCTCAGTCCTATATGCTATGGAGCTTGCTGATCGTCTTCAAGGAACTGGAGTAAGTACATATTCCGTACACCCAGGATGGGCTCGATCCAATTTCGGTGGGGGCGGAAACGCTGTCATGCGAACCTTAATGAGTTTGACCAAGCCCATCTTTACCCTATTGAACTTCAGTGACAGCAGCTGGGAATCTGCTCAAACCTCCCTACATTGCCTTATCTCGGATGAAGCGCCCAAACATTCTGGAGCCTACTTTAGTCAGCACAGTGTACTGTACCGCGACAAAGAGTGCCGAAAAGGAGGATGGCCAATGAAATCACCTAATCCACATGCCCGGGATATGAACGACGCGAAAAAACTGGTCGAAGTGGGTCGCCAGCGCGTAGGACTTAACTAA
- a CDS encoding AraC family transcriptional regulator, with amino-acid sequence MTDIFNISSVSQFHELLGLPAPEHPLITFINDRDVDFHTEIDESLYGIRFSSDMYSIMYKDKISGSLGYGRNSYDYQEGTLIFGSPGQVFTSPTKDEIQGKEGWTLLFHPDLLAKSNLGEQMDQYSYFSYEVTEALHLSSKEEGFIVQVMEQIKTEYSQNLDKHSQGLILSNLELLLNYCMRFYDRQFYTRTNLHSDFVSEFESTLKKYFGSELIVENGLPSTSYFGRELNMSASYLSDMLKKETGKSTKEHIDNYIVRKAKNILLSSNQSVSEIAFGLGFEYPQSFTRMFKKKTGMSPNEYRQVN; translated from the coding sequence ATGACAGATATTTTCAACATATCAAGCGTTTCGCAGTTCCATGAACTTCTTGGATTGCCTGCCCCAGAACACCCCTTGATTACGTTCATAAACGATCGTGATGTTGACTTTCATACGGAGATTGACGAGTCCCTTTATGGGATTCGTTTCTCTTCCGATATGTACTCCATCATGTACAAGGACAAGATTAGCGGTTCTTTGGGCTACGGGCGAAACTCCTATGACTATCAAGAGGGCACCTTGATTTTTGGTAGTCCAGGTCAAGTCTTTACTTCTCCGACCAAAGATGAGATTCAAGGTAAAGAAGGTTGGACCTTACTTTTTCATCCAGACCTATTGGCGAAATCGAACCTCGGTGAGCAGATGGATCAGTATTCCTACTTCTCCTATGAAGTGACTGAAGCGCTGCACCTTTCCAGCAAGGAAGAAGGGTTCATCGTTCAAGTCATGGAGCAGATTAAAACGGAGTACTCTCAAAATTTAGATAAACATAGTCAGGGCTTGATTCTCTCCAACTTGGAGCTCTTGCTCAACTACTGCATGCGCTTCTACGACCGTCAGTTTTACACGCGAACCAACCTGCACAGTGACTTTGTAAGTGAATTTGAATCAACTTTGAAGAAGTACTTCGGTTCCGAGTTGATCGTTGAAAACGGTCTACCCTCTACCTCCTACTTTGGACGAGAGCTCAATATGTCTGCCAGCTATTTGAGCGATATGCTCAAGAAAGAGACTGGCAAGAGCACCAAGGAGCACATCGATAATTACATCGTCCGGAAGGCAAAGAATATATTACTCAGTTCCAATCAATCGGTCAGTGAAATTGCCTTTGGATTAGGCTTCGAGTACCCGCAGAGCTTCACGCGTATGTTTAAGAAGAAAACCGGAATGAGTCCAAACGAATACCGCCAGGTCAACTAA